A genomic region of Serratia fonticola contains the following coding sequences:
- a CDS encoding glycerate kinase: MNTLKKVVIAPDSFKESLNALAVAEAIERGFRQIYPQADYVKLPMADGGEGTVDAMVAATGGEIVNVTVTGPMGHPVKAFYGLLGEGKTAVIEMAAASGLHLVTPEARNPLIATSYGTGELILAALQRGVSTIILGIGGSATNDGGAGMMQALGARLLDKYHQELKPGGAALAQLAHIDLSRLDPRLQQVKVTVACDVDNPLCGEQGASAIFGPQKGATESMVQTLELALHHYGMLLEQTTGRNVLQAHGSGAAGGMGAALIGFLDAQLRPGIEIVIETLHLEEAMHGADLVITGEGRLDSQSIHGKTPIGVARVAKRHQLPVIAIAGSLAKDYQIVHQHGIDAAFSVIDRIVTLPEALADAAHNLEVTARNVAAVWLQAQR; this comes from the coding sequence ATGAATACGCTGAAAAAAGTGGTAATAGCTCCCGATTCGTTTAAAGAAAGCTTGAATGCGTTGGCGGTCGCGGAAGCGATTGAACGCGGGTTCCGACAAATCTATCCCCAGGCAGACTACGTTAAGCTGCCCATGGCTGACGGCGGTGAAGGCACAGTTGATGCCATGGTGGCCGCTACCGGTGGTGAGATCGTTAATGTCACGGTCACTGGACCCATGGGGCATCCCGTCAAGGCCTTCTACGGCCTGCTGGGGGAGGGGAAAACGGCCGTGATCGAAATGGCCGCCGCGTCCGGGCTGCATTTGGTTACACCAGAAGCACGCAATCCTCTCATCGCGACCAGCTATGGCACTGGTGAGTTGATTCTGGCTGCATTACAGCGAGGCGTGAGCACGATCATTTTAGGCATTGGTGGCAGCGCCACCAATGATGGCGGTGCGGGCATGATGCAGGCGTTGGGAGCCAGGCTGCTTGATAAATATCATCAGGAATTGAAACCCGGTGGTGCGGCTTTGGCGCAGTTGGCGCACATCGATCTCAGCCGATTGGATCCGAGGTTACAGCAGGTGAAGGTGACGGTAGCCTGCGATGTGGATAATCCGCTCTGTGGCGAGCAGGGGGCCTCGGCAATCTTCGGCCCGCAGAAAGGGGCGACGGAAAGTATGGTGCAGACGTTGGAGCTGGCGCTGCACCATTATGGAATGCTGCTGGAACAGACAACCGGGCGCAACGTTTTGCAGGCACACGGCTCCGGTGCGGCGGGGGGGATGGGAGCGGCATTGATTGGTTTCCTTGATGCTCAGCTACGGCCAGGCATTGAGATCGTGATTGAAACGTTACACTTGGAAGAGGCCATGCACGGTGCTGATCTGGTGATCACCGGTGAAGGGCGGCTCGATAGCCAGTCGATCCATGGTAAAACGCCGATCGGCGTGGCCCGCGTCGCCAAGCGCCATCAACTGCCGGTCATTGCGATCGCCGGTAGCTTGGCCAAGGATTATCAGATCGTTCACCAGCACGGTATTGACGCTGCGTTCTCTGTGATTGATCGTATCGTCACGTTGCCAGAGGCGTTGGCCGATGCGGCGCATAACCTGGAAGTGACGGCGCGCAATGTGGCCGCAGTCTGGCTGCAAGCACAACGGTAG
- the ushA gene encoding bifunctional UDP-sugar hydrolase/5'-nucleotidase UshA, which yields MRFSLQTTACALAVSLTLFSGTVSAWEKDKTYDITILHTNDHHGHFWQNDHGEYGLGAQKTLVDSIRQEVAAKGGSVLLLSGGDINTGVPESDLQDAEPDFRGMTMIGYDAMAIGNHEFDNPLSVLRQQEKWASFPLLSANIYQKSTQQRLFKPYALFDKQGIKIAVIGLTTDDTAKIGNPEYFTDIEFRVPAQEAKQVVEQLRQEEKPDVIIAATHMGHYDDGNHGSNAPGDVEMARSLPTGYLDMIVGGHSQDPVCMASENHKQVDYVPGTPCAPDRQNGTWIVQAHEWGKYVGRADFQFRNGELKLMHYQLIPVNLKKKVEKADGTSERVYYTQEIAEDPGMMKLLTPFQDKGKAQLEVKIGSVNGKLEGDRSKVRFVQTNLARLLLAAQMERANADFAVMSGGGVRDSIEAGDITYKNVLKVQPFGNTLVYAEMKGSEIEQYLAVVANMKVDSGAYAQFANVSLVADGKGVSNVKIKGEPLQADKTYRMATLNFNALGGDGYPKLDTLPSYVNTGFIDAEVLKQYIEKHSPLDAAAFEPKGEIIYN from the coding sequence ATGCGTTTTTCGCTTCAAACCACTGCATGTGCGTTGGCTGTTTCCCTGACGCTGTTTTCGGGAACGGTCAGCGCTTGGGAAAAGGATAAAACCTACGACATCACCATCCTGCACACCAACGATCACCATGGCCATTTCTGGCAGAACGACCATGGCGAATATGGTTTAGGGGCGCAGAAAACGCTGGTGGACAGCATTCGTCAGGAAGTGGCGGCGAAAGGCGGCAGCGTATTGCTTTTATCCGGTGGGGATATCAATACCGGTGTACCTGAATCAGATTTGCAGGATGCGGAACCCGACTTCCGTGGCATGACGATGATTGGTTATGACGCTATGGCGATCGGTAACCACGAGTTTGATAATCCGCTCAGTGTGTTGCGCCAGCAGGAGAAATGGGCCTCGTTCCCGCTACTGTCTGCCAACATTTATCAAAAAAGCACTCAGCAGCGCCTGTTCAAGCCTTACGCTCTGTTTGATAAACAGGGGATTAAAATTGCGGTTATCGGCCTGACAACCGATGACACGGCGAAAATAGGCAATCCGGAATACTTTACCGACATCGAATTTCGTGTGCCTGCACAGGAAGCCAAGCAGGTGGTTGAGCAGTTGCGCCAAGAGGAAAAGCCGGATGTGATTATTGCGGCTACTCATATGGGCCACTATGACGATGGCAACCACGGCTCTAACGCACCAGGGGATGTGGAAATGGCGCGCAGTCTGCCAACGGGCTATCTGGATATGATTGTCGGCGGACACTCACAGGATCCGGTCTGTATGGCGAGTGAAAATCACAAGCAGGTGGATTACGTGCCGGGCACGCCCTGTGCGCCGGATCGTCAGAACGGTACCTGGATCGTCCAGGCTCATGAATGGGGCAAGTATGTAGGCCGTGCCGATTTCCAGTTTCGTAATGGCGAACTGAAGCTGATGCATTACCAACTGATCCCGGTCAACCTGAAGAAAAAGGTAGAGAAAGCCGATGGCACCAGCGAACGCGTGTACTACACGCAGGAGATTGCTGAAGATCCGGGCATGATGAAACTGCTGACGCCGTTCCAGGATAAGGGTAAGGCACAGTTGGAAGTGAAGATCGGCAGCGTTAACGGCAAGCTGGAAGGCGATCGCAGCAAAGTTCGCTTCGTGCAGACCAATCTTGCCCGTCTGCTGTTGGCCGCGCAGATGGAGCGGGCAAATGCCGATTTTGCCGTAATGAGTGGGGGAGGCGTGCGTGATTCGATCGAGGCCGGAGATATCACTTATAAAAATGTGCTCAAGGTGCAGCCATTTGGCAACACGCTGGTGTACGCCGAGATGAAAGGCAGTGAGATTGAACAGTATCTGGCGGTGGTGGCCAACATGAAGGTGGATTCCGGTGCTTATGCCCAGTTCGCCAACGTCAGCCTGGTGGCGGACGGCAAGGGCGTCAGCAATGTGAAGATTAAGGGGGAACCGCTCCAGGCGGATAAAACCTACCGCATGGCGACGTTGAATTTCAACGCGCTGGGGGGCGACGGTTATCCGAAGTTAGATACCCTGCCAAGCTACGTCAATACCGGTTTTATCGATGCCGAAGTGTTGAAGCAGTATATCGAGAAACATTCACCGCTGGACGCGGCTGCGTTTGAGCCTAAAGGCGAGATTATATATAACTAA
- a CDS encoding MFS transporter — translation MTNRSETAVPPIKSSAVKGTAFSILGAISVSHLLNDMIQSLILAIYPILRADFNLSFVQIGMITLTYQLTASLLQPLIGYYTDKHPQPYSLPIGMGFTLSGLLLLSVANTFPLVLLAAALVGTGSSVFHPESSRVARMASGGRHGLAQSLFQVGGNFGSSLGPLLAALIIAPYGKGNVAWFSLAALLAIVVLLQVSKWYQQQHRAAQGKPKSASLVKPLPKRTIVFSLSILLILIFSKYFYLASISSYYTFYLMHKFGVSIQNAQIHLFAFLFAVAAGTIIGGPLGDKFGRKYVIWGSILGAAPFTLILPYATLYWTGILTVIIGVILASAFSAILVYAQELIPGKVGMVSGLFFGFAFGMGGLGAAVLGYVADLTSIELVYQICAFLPLIGIITALLPNMEHKQQ, via the coding sequence ATGACTAACCGTAGTGAAACGGCTGTACCACCCATAAAAAGCAGCGCAGTTAAAGGTACTGCTTTTTCTATTCTCGGTGCCATCAGCGTTTCTCACCTGCTCAACGATATGATCCAGTCGCTCATTCTGGCGATTTATCCGATCCTGCGCGCCGATTTCAACCTCAGCTTCGTGCAGATCGGCATGATCACACTGACCTATCAGCTGACCGCATCGCTGCTACAACCGCTGATTGGCTATTACACCGATAAACACCCACAGCCTTATTCGCTGCCTATTGGCATGGGCTTCACTCTGTCGGGTTTACTGTTGCTCTCGGTCGCCAATACTTTCCCGCTGGTATTGCTGGCCGCGGCCTTGGTGGGCACCGGTTCTTCCGTGTTCCATCCTGAATCATCCCGCGTAGCACGCATGGCTTCCGGTGGGCGTCATGGTTTGGCACAATCACTGTTCCAGGTTGGCGGTAACTTTGGTAGCTCGCTAGGCCCGTTGCTGGCCGCGCTGATTATTGCCCCCTATGGCAAAGGCAATGTTGCCTGGTTCTCGTTGGCGGCGCTGTTGGCCATTGTGGTCTTGCTGCAGGTCAGCAAATGGTATCAACAACAACATCGAGCCGCTCAGGGTAAACCAAAGTCGGCATCCTTGGTCAAACCGCTGCCAAAACGTACTATCGTATTTTCTCTATCTATCCTGCTGATCCTGATTTTCTCCAAATACTTCTACTTGGCGAGCATTAGCAGCTATTACACCTTTTATCTGATGCATAAGTTCGGCGTTTCGATACAGAATGCTCAGATTCATCTGTTTGCATTTCTGTTTGCCGTGGCAGCCGGCACCATTATTGGCGGGCCTCTCGGCGATAAATTCGGGCGTAAATATGTTATTTGGGGCTCTATCCTGGGTGCCGCTCCCTTTACCCTGATTTTACCTTACGCAACGCTCTACTGGACCGGGATTCTGACGGTCATAATTGGGGTAATTCTCGCCTCAGCATTTTCAGCGATTCTGGTATACGCGCAGGAACTGATCCCAGGTAAAGTGGGGATGGTTTCCGGCTTATTCTTCGGTTTTGCTTTCGGTATGGGCGGATTAGGTGCGGCCGTTCTTGGCTATGTTGCCGATTTGACCAGCATCGAACTGGTTTATCAAATCTGTGCATTCCTGCCTTTAATCGGAATTATCACCGCATTACTGCCAAATATGGAACATAAACAGCAATAA
- a CDS encoding inosine/guanosine kinase produces the protein MKFPGKRKSKHYFPVNARDPLLQQAQPESEVSTSYVVGIDQTLVDIEAKVDDAFVERYGLSLGHSLVIEDDVAEALYQELIDKNLITHQFAGGTIGNTLHNYSVLADDRSILLGVMCSNVKIGGYAYRYLCNTSSRTDLNYLQAVDGAIGRCFTLISESGERTFAISPGQMNQLRPESIPEAVIAGASALVLTSYLVRCKAGEPMPAATMRAIEFAKKHDVPVVLTLGTKYVIADNPQWWRDFLKDHVSILAMNEDEALELTGLGDPLMASDMALEWVDLVLCTAGPSGLYMAGYTEEANKRETQHPLLPGNIAEFNRYEFSRAMRRESCENPLRVYSHIAPYMGGPEKIMNTNGAGDGALSALLHDIAANGYHRTNIPNSSKHVRSYLTYSSLAQVCKYANRVSYQVLNQHSPRLTRGLPEREDSLEEAYWER, from the coding sequence ATGAAATTTCCTGGTAAGCGTAAATCCAAACATTATTTTCCGGTTAATGCTCGCGATCCTTTGTTGCAGCAAGCACAGCCTGAAAGTGAAGTCAGCACCTCCTACGTCGTCGGTATCGATCAAACGCTGGTGGACATTGAAGCTAAAGTGGATGACGCGTTTGTCGAGCGCTATGGCCTGAGCCTTGGCCATTCGCTGGTGATTGAAGACGACGTTGCCGAGGCGCTGTATCAGGAACTGATCGACAAAAATCTGATCACCCATCAGTTTGCAGGCGGCACTATCGGTAACACCTTGCATAACTACTCAGTGCTGGCGGACGATCGTTCTATCCTGCTTGGCGTGATGTGCAGCAATGTCAAAATTGGCGGCTATGCCTACCGGTATCTGTGCAATACCTCCAGCCGTACCGATCTCAACTATCTGCAGGCCGTGGATGGGGCTATTGGCCGCTGCTTTACCCTCATCAGTGAGAGCGGCGAGCGAACCTTTGCTATCAGCCCTGGGCAGATGAACCAATTGCGGCCGGAAAGCATTCCCGAAGCGGTGATCGCGGGGGCTTCCGCGTTGGTACTGACGTCTTATCTGGTGCGTTGCAAAGCCGGTGAGCCGATGCCTGCGGCGACCATGCGGGCCATCGAGTTTGCCAAAAAGCACGATGTCCCGGTGGTACTGACGCTGGGCACCAAATATGTTATTGCGGATAATCCGCAGTGGTGGCGTGATTTTCTCAAGGATCACGTTTCTATTCTGGCCATGAATGAAGATGAGGCATTGGAACTGACCGGACTCGGCGATCCGCTGATGGCGTCCGATATGGCGCTGGAATGGGTGGATTTGGTGCTCTGTACCGCCGGACCGAGCGGCCTGTATATGGCTGGGTATACGGAAGAAGCCAATAAGCGTGAGACTCAGCATCCGCTGTTGCCTGGCAACATTGCCGAGTTTAACCGTTACGAATTCAGCCGTGCGATGCGTCGGGAAAGCTGCGAAAATCCACTGCGGGTCTACTCGCATATCGCGCCTTACATGGGCGGGCCAGAAAAAATCATGAACACCAACGGTGCGGGAGATGGGGCATTGTCTGCACTGTTGCACGATATTGCCGCCAACGGCTATCACCGCACTAACATCCCGAATTCCAGCAAGCATGTGCGTAGCTATCTGACCTATTCATCTTTGGCGCAGGTGTGCAAATATGCCAACCGCGTCAGCTATCAGGTGCTTAATCAGCATTCACCACGTTTGACGCGTGGGCTGCCAGAGCGGGAAGATAGCCTGGAAGAGGCCTACTGGGAGCGGTAA
- the ybaL gene encoding YbaL family putative K(+) efflux transporter, whose protein sequence is MHNSTPLITTIVGGLVLAFLFGMLANRLRISPLVGYLAAGVLAGPFTPGFVADTSLAPELAEIGVILLMFGVGLHFSLKDLLAVKSIAIPGAVAQIAVATLLGMGLSKLMGWDLVSGLVFGLCLSTASTVVLLRALEERQLIDSQRGQIAIGWLIVEDLAMVLALVLLPAFSNMLSSDNTSTSHLLTELAVTIGKVIAFIALMIVVGRRLVPWILSKTASTGSRELFTLAVLALALGIAYGAVGLFDVSFALGAFFAGMVLNESELSHRAAHDTLPLRDAFAVLFFVSVGMLFDPMILIHEPLAVLATLAIILFGKSVAAFLLVKMFGHSKRTALTISASLAQIGEFAFILAGLGITLGMMDQNGRNLVLAGAILSIMLNPLLFTLLERYLAKNETIEEQILEEAVQEEKQIPVDMCNHALVVGYGRVGSLLGAKLAEAGIPLVVIENSRTRVEALREQGVKAVLGNAANPEIMELARIDCARWLLLTIPNGYEAGEIVASARTKRPTLEIIARAHYDDEVSYISDRGADQVVMGEREIANSMLNILKLDTLSEEEKMGACPI, encoded by the coding sequence ATGCATAATTCTACCCCCTTGATCACCACTATTGTCGGAGGGTTAGTACTCGCCTTCCTCTTCGGTATGCTGGCAAATCGCCTGCGCATCTCCCCTCTGGTGGGATATCTTGCCGCGGGCGTACTCGCTGGCCCGTTTACCCCAGGTTTTGTTGCCGATACCTCTTTGGCACCAGAGCTGGCGGAAATTGGCGTGATCCTGCTGATGTTCGGTGTTGGCCTCCACTTCTCCCTTAAAGATCTCCTCGCGGTAAAATCAATCGCTATCCCGGGTGCCGTCGCACAAATCGCCGTTGCCACCCTGCTGGGGATGGGATTGTCCAAGCTGATGGGTTGGGATTTGGTTTCCGGCCTGGTGTTCGGGCTCTGTCTTTCCACCGCCAGTACCGTCGTATTGTTGCGCGCCCTGGAAGAGCGGCAACTGATCGACAGCCAGCGCGGTCAAATTGCCATTGGCTGGCTGATAGTCGAAGATCTGGCGATGGTGTTGGCGCTGGTTCTGCTCCCCGCCTTCAGCAATATGCTCAGCAGTGATAACACCAGCACCTCTCATCTGCTGACCGAGCTAGCCGTCACCATCGGAAAAGTCATCGCCTTTATCGCTTTGATGATTGTCGTAGGTCGCCGTCTGGTGCCATGGATCCTGTCTAAAACCGCCAGTACCGGCTCACGGGAGCTGTTTACGCTGGCAGTGCTGGCACTGGCCTTGGGTATTGCTTACGGCGCTGTCGGCCTGTTTGACGTCTCATTTGCGCTGGGTGCCTTTTTTGCCGGGATGGTATTGAACGAATCAGAGTTGAGCCACCGTGCAGCGCACGATACCCTGCCTCTGCGCGACGCCTTTGCGGTACTGTTTTTTGTTTCCGTAGGGATGTTGTTCGATCCAATGATCCTGATCCACGAGCCACTGGCCGTGCTGGCCACCTTGGCGATCATCCTGTTCGGTAAATCAGTGGCGGCCTTTCTGCTGGTCAAAATGTTCGGCCATTCCAAACGTACCGCGCTGACCATCTCCGCCAGCCTGGCACAGATCGGCGAATTTGCCTTTATCCTTGCCGGGCTGGGCATCACGCTGGGCATGATGGACCAGAATGGCCGCAATCTGGTACTGGCAGGCGCGATTCTGTCGATTATGCTGAACCCGCTGCTGTTCACGCTGTTGGAGCGCTATCTGGCCAAAAACGAAACCATCGAAGAGCAGATCCTGGAAGAGGCCGTGCAGGAAGAAAAGCAGATCCCGGTCGATATGTGCAACCATGCGCTAGTGGTGGGGTATGGGCGCGTAGGGAGTCTTTTGGGTGCGAAGCTGGCTGAGGCGGGTATTCCTCTGGTGGTGATCGAAAACTCACGAACCCGGGTAGAAGCGCTGCGTGAACAGGGGGTCAAGGCGGTACTCGGCAATGCTGCTAATCCTGAAATCATGGAGCTCGCCCGCATCGACTGCGCGCGTTGGCTGCTACTGACCATCCCTAACGGTTACGAAGCCGGTGAGATCGTGGCGTCGGCCCGTACCAAACGGCCAACCCTTGAGATCATTGCCCGTGCTCATTACGATGATGAGGTTTCGTATATTTCCGATCGCGGTGCCGATCAGGTTGTGATGGGTGAACGTGAGATAGCCAACAGCATGTTGAATATCCTCAAGCTGGATACGCTGTCAGAGGAAGAGAAAATGGGCGCCTGCCCAATCTGA
- a CDS encoding sugar diacid recognition domain-containing protein: MIRQTNFLEEATARQIVQRAMSIIHHSVNVMDSNGVIIASGNASRLYERHEGAVLALTENRVVEIDEATARNLRGVQPGINLPFSFRNQLIGAIGISGDPAQVRAYGELVKMAAELMLEQAAMLDQHQWEKRYREELANQLLQGQSEPGSREEMAAYLGLDLQQPRIVWIVELNEPQPQLLRGLLAELESSQREALIAMTSFNELVLLRPACLKQGIWDAQQERKQAQHLQHELQKRFNLRLIVGGFFTGEEGIHRSIQTARAAQTLARRLKWQQHLLFYHDYPLPSLLCDLGEDWRAQELSRPWHRLSAQDEKGVLRNTLRQYLQHNGDQTKTAAQLHIHVNTLRYRLQSIEKHTGLKINQLADVLQLYIGMLMHD; this comes from the coding sequence ATGATCAGGCAGACAAATTTTCTGGAAGAGGCAACCGCGCGTCAGATCGTACAGCGCGCGATGAGCATTATTCATCATTCAGTCAATGTGATGGACAGCAATGGCGTCATTATTGCTTCCGGCAATGCTTCTCGTCTTTATGAGCGTCATGAAGGAGCGGTATTGGCCTTGACCGAAAACCGAGTTGTGGAAATTGATGAGGCCACCGCGCGAAACCTGAGAGGCGTTCAGCCCGGCATCAATCTGCCGTTCAGTTTTCGCAACCAACTGATCGGGGCTATTGGCATTTCCGGCGATCCGGCACAGGTGCGTGCCTACGGTGAACTGGTGAAAATGGCGGCGGAACTGATGCTGGAACAGGCCGCGATGCTTGATCAGCACCAATGGGAGAAACGCTACCGGGAAGAGTTGGCCAACCAACTGTTGCAAGGGCAAAGTGAGCCGGGTTCGCGAGAGGAAATGGCCGCCTATCTGGGGCTGGATCTGCAACAGCCGCGCATTGTCTGGATTGTGGAACTCAATGAACCCCAACCGCAGCTGCTGAGGGGGTTGCTGGCGGAGTTAGAAAGTAGCCAGCGGGAAGCATTAATTGCCATGACCAGCTTCAATGAGCTGGTCCTGTTGCGGCCTGCCTGCCTGAAACAGGGAATATGGGACGCGCAGCAGGAGCGTAAGCAGGCGCAGCATCTACAACATGAACTTCAGAAACGGTTTAATCTGCGCTTGATCGTGGGGGGCTTTTTTACCGGTGAAGAGGGGATACATCGTTCCATCCAGACGGCGCGAGCGGCGCAAACCCTGGCTCGTCGCCTCAAATGGCAGCAACACCTGCTGTTTTATCATGATTATCCGCTACCGTCTTTGCTGTGCGATTTAGGTGAAGATTGGCGTGCGCAAGAGCTTTCTCGTCCTTGGCACCGCTTGAGTGCTCAAGATGAAAAAGGCGTGTTGAGAAATACGCTACGCCAATACCTTCAGCACAATGGCGATCAGACCAAGACGGCTGCACAATTGCATATTCACGTTAATACGTTGCGTTATCGCCTGCAGAGTATCGAAAAGCATACCGGTCTGAAGATCAACCAGTTAGCAGACGTATTACAGCTGTATATTGGTATGCTGATGCATGATTGA
- a CDS encoding CHAP domain-containing protein, protein MELTKEQAVSWANSKIGQRIDMDNFAGAQCMDLIVAFCHEHFGWWPKGNARDLAYQGLPAGFKRFQNTPDFLPLPGDIFIWDHDQYGHTGIITSATMTSYTSVEQNGQPPYDGSGPARAYSRGYTNFWGVIRPPYKDSAPVAPKLPPKNPAKAVSKGINYETHVSKVGWMNNVKDGAISGSTGYKLPIEAIKIIFMNGNINGSVEYRAHIAGVGWANWVKSGQIAGTTGQSKAVEALQAKLTGEAANYYNLEYQAHVAENGWLSWVKDGQTAGTTGQKKSMQAIKMKLVRKPIVQGVAKPGTEGLSYRMHLAEEGWLGYVSNNQMAGTTGLNIDAQCLEVCVNGKKENIQIDAHVAEKGWLTNAGGTVGQKLSLQAVKIRLKNGLETKYDITYQVHVTNKGWMQWVKNGEMAGTTGQKLAIQAIRIKLIAK, encoded by the coding sequence ATGGAGTTAACAAAAGAACAAGCAGTCTCATGGGCAAATAGTAAAATTGGTCAGAGAATTGATATGGATAATTTTGCAGGTGCACAATGCATGGATTTGATTGTGGCATTCTGTCATGAGCATTTTGGTTGGTGGCCAAAAGGAAATGCTCGCGATTTAGCTTATCAAGGTCTACCCGCGGGGTTTAAACGTTTTCAAAATACCCCCGACTTTTTGCCATTACCTGGAGATATTTTTATTTGGGATCACGATCAGTACGGTCATACAGGTATTATCACTAGTGCAACGATGACAAGTTATACTTCCGTAGAGCAAAATGGTCAGCCTCCTTATGATGGTAGCGGTCCTGCCCGCGCATATTCTCGAGGTTATACTAATTTTTGGGGAGTCATTCGACCACCATATAAGGATTCTGCGCCAGTAGCACCGAAATTACCGCCAAAGAATCCGGCGAAGGCTGTGTCAAAAGGCATTAACTATGAAACTCACGTCAGTAAAGTGGGCTGGATGAACAATGTCAAAGATGGCGCTATTTCTGGTTCCACTGGTTATAAACTGCCTATCGAAGCAATTAAAATTATTTTCATGAATGGAAATATCAATGGTTCTGTTGAATATCGAGCACACATCGCAGGTGTCGGCTGGGCCAACTGGGTTAAAAGTGGTCAGATTGCCGGTACCACCGGGCAGTCTAAAGCCGTTGAGGCGTTGCAGGCAAAGCTGACAGGAGAAGCTGCCAACTACTACAATTTGGAGTATCAGGCACACGTAGCGGAAAACGGCTGGTTGAGTTGGGTTAAAGATGGCCAAACAGCGGGCACTACGGGGCAAAAGAAGAGTATGCAAGCCATTAAAATGAAATTGGTTCGCAAACCTATTGTACAGGGCGTGGCTAAACCTGGAACTGAAGGGCTTTCTTATCGTATGCATTTAGCGGAAGAAGGTTGGTTAGGTTATGTCTCAAATAACCAGATGGCGGGCACCACGGGTTTGAATATAGATGCACAATGTTTAGAGGTTTGTGTAAATGGTAAAAAAGAAAATATTCAAATCGATGCCCATGTTGCAGAAAAAGGCTGGCTTACTAATGCTGGTGGTACCGTTGGGCAAAAATTATCGCTGCAAGCTGTAAAAATCAGGCTAAAAAATGGCTTGGAAACTAAGTATGACATTACGTATCAGGTACATGTTACGAATAAGGGGTGGATGCAATGGGTTAAAAATGGCGAAATGGCGGGGACGACAGGTCAAAAACTGGCGATCCAGGCAATTCGTATCAAACTTATAGCCAAGTAA
- the hemH gene encoding ferrochelatase, which translates to MRQEKHGVLLVNLGTPDAPTPKAVKRYLKEFLSDNRVVDTSPLLWWPILNGIILPIRSPRVAKLYQSVWMDEGSPLLVYSRRQQQELAARMPNTPVELGMSYGSPSLAQAIDNLLAQGVTNLVVLPLYPQYSCSTSAAVWDGIARVLKGYRRLPSIGFIRDYAEHPAYISALQQSVERAFAQHGQPDRLVMSFHGIPKRYARLGDDYPQRCEDTYRQLAATLPLAPDRVMMTYQSRFGREPWLTPYTDETLKSLPAQGVKHIQLICPGFSADCLETLEEIKEQNREIFLHAGGEKFEYIPALNDDAAHIDMMQQLVAQRL; encoded by the coding sequence ATGAGACAAGAAAAGCACGGGGTATTATTGGTGAATTTGGGCACGCCGGATGCACCTACCCCGAAGGCGGTTAAACGCTATCTGAAAGAGTTTCTCAGTGATAACCGTGTTGTGGATACTTCCCCCTTGCTTTGGTGGCCGATTCTAAACGGCATCATCCTGCCGATCCGTTCACCCCGGGTGGCCAAGTTATACCAGTCCGTATGGATGGACGAAGGTTCTCCATTGCTGGTTTACAGCCGTCGCCAACAACAGGAACTGGCGGCGCGCATGCCAAATACCCCGGTTGAACTGGGGATGAGCTACGGCTCACCAAGCTTGGCGCAGGCGATTGATAACCTGCTGGCACAAGGGGTAACTAATCTGGTGGTGCTGCCGCTGTATCCGCAATATTCCTGTTCCACCAGCGCAGCAGTCTGGGATGGCATTGCCCGGGTGTTAAAAGGGTATCGCCGCCTGCCATCGATAGGTTTTATCCGTGATTATGCCGAGCATCCGGCCTACATTTCCGCATTGCAGCAAAGTGTAGAACGCGCGTTTGCGCAGCACGGCCAGCCCGATCGTTTAGTGATGTCCTTCCATGGTATTCCCAAGCGTTACGCCCGGCTGGGCGACGATTATCCGCAACGTTGTGAGGACACCTACCGTCAGCTTGCGGCAACGTTACCGCTGGCGCCCGATCGGGTGATGATGACTTACCAGTCACGCTTTGGCCGGGAACCTTGGTTGACTCCCTATACCGACGAAACGCTGAAAAGCCTGCCAGCCCAAGGAGTGAAGCATATCCAACTGATTTGCCCTGGTTTTTCAGCGGATTGCCTGGAAACCCTGGAGGAGATCAAAGAACAGAATCGGGAGATTTTCCTGCATGCGGGCGGTGAAAAGTTTGAATATATCCCGGCGCTGAATGATGATGCCGCCCATATTGATATGATGCAGCAACTGGTGGCACAACGGCTGTAA